Proteins encoded within one genomic window of Citrobacter amalonaticus Y19:
- the rplA gene encoding 50S ribosomal protein L1, with the protein MAKLTKRMRVIREKIDATKQYDINEAISLLKELATAKFVESVDVAVNLGIDARKSDQNVRGATVLPHGTGRSVRVAVFTQGANAEAAKAAGAELVGMEDLADQIKKGEMNFDVVIASPDAMRVVGQLGQVLGPRGLMPNPKVGTVTPNVAEAVKNAKAGQVRYRNDKNGIIHTTIGKVDFDADKLKENLEALLVALKKAKPTQAKGVYIKKISISTTMGAGVAVDQAGLSASAN; encoded by the coding sequence ATGGCTAAACTGACCAAGCGCATGCGTGTGATCCGTGAGAAAATTGATGCGACCAAACAGTACGACATCAATGAAGCTATCTCTCTACTGAAAGAACTGGCTACCGCTAAGTTCGTAGAAAGCGTAGACGTTGCCGTTAACCTCGGCATTGACGCGCGTAAATCTGACCAGAACGTACGTGGTGCAACTGTACTGCCGCACGGTACTGGCCGTTCCGTTCGCGTAGCCGTATTTACCCAGGGTGCAAACGCTGAAGCTGCTAAAGCGGCTGGCGCTGAACTGGTAGGTATGGAAGATCTGGCTGACCAGATCAAGAAAGGCGAAATGAACTTTGACGTAGTTATTGCTTCCCCGGATGCAATGCGCGTTGTTGGCCAGCTGGGCCAGGTTCTGGGTCCGCGCGGCCTGATGCCAAACCCGAAAGTCGGTACTGTAACCCCTAACGTTGCTGAAGCGGTTAAGAACGCTAAAGCGGGTCAGGTTCGTTACCGTAACGACAAAAACGGCATCATCCACACCACCATCGGTAAAGTGGATTTTGACGCTGACAAACTGAAAGAAAACCTGGAAGCTCTGCTGGTTGCGCTGAAGAAAGCAAAACCGACTCAGGCGAAAGGCGTGTACATCAAGAAAATCAGCATCTCCACCACCATGGGTGCTGGTGTTGCCGTTGATCAGGCTGGTCTGAGCGCATCTGCGAACTAA